The region TCAGATCTGACGGGGTATCAATTTCAGAAGCTCTTGATCGTGCAGGAGAAGAAATTTTATTGCGTTTCGGAGCTGGTCGCGGACATGGTTCACTTTTTTGTCTGCGTATGTGTCTGCAAGCGGCAAAAGAACGTATAGCTCCGGAATACCAGAGTGAATCCAGTAATGCGGAGGGAGACAAAAGGTTTCCGCTAACAAACATTGCACAGATAGGAGAGTCTTGCTCCATTTAGTTACTGCGCAGATGGAAGCCATTTAACCCACAAGTTGCGGTTTCTGGGTCCGTCAAACTCGCAGAAGAATATTTTTTGCCATGTGCCGAGCATTATTTCTCCGCCTTCCACGATAAGCATCTGTTCAGGACCGAACATGCTGGTCTTGATGTGAGCATCGCTATTGCCTTCTGCGTGCTGATAATCTCCGGCATGCGGAACAAGTTTCCTTAGATTTACGATGATATCCCTGACCACATCCGGATCAGCTCCTTCGTTAACAGTGACAGCTCCTGTTGTGTGCGGGCAGTACAGAAGAATTGCACCGGATGACCAGCCCTTATCGCGAATAATCTTTCTTACCATTCCGGTAATGTCGATCATCTCGTCTCTGACATTTGTTCTGATATTAAGTGTTTCCATATTTAATCCTCACCTTTTCTGAACATGTGGGTGAACCCGGAATCGTAAAGAAGTGATTCAGTCTCTACATTTTTACCCGGAAGAATAAGAAAAATGGTTTGACGTTTAAAACCATTCTCTTCGGCTGTTGCTGCGAGCTTTGTTAAAGTCGTTTCAACCGATTTTTCTTCGGGCCAACCTATACGATATCCTATAATTACTGGCGTTTCCGGTCCCATCCCGCCTTTCATTAGTTCTTTCTGAATTCTGGAAGGGTTGCCTGCGGAAAGGTAAATAGCCATAGCACTGCCATGCGCCGCAAGTTTCTCTAAGCTTTCACTTTGCGGAACAGGGGTCCGTCCTTCCATACGGGTTATGATAAGCGTCTGCGTGCCGTTGGGTACGGTAAAAGATGCACTGGAGGCCGCAGCCGCAGCGCAGGCGGAAGTCACGCCGGGGATAACTTCATATTCAATTGAACTTTCTTTAAGCAGTCTTGCCTGCTCCTGTACGGCTCCGTAAAGGGAAGGATCTCCAGTATGAACACGGGCAACGAGTTCCCCTTTTGAAGCGTATTCTACCATGATGGCGTTTGTTTCTTCAAGTGACATCGACGCTGAGTTCTCGATGTGTGCCTCAGGAGAAGCTTCGGCAATAACCGCTTCCGGCACAAGTGATCCTGCATAAAGAACAAGACCTGCCTCGCGGATGATGCGTTGTCCTTTGACGGTGATAAGTTCGGGATCTCCCGGTCCTGCTCCAATGAAATATACTTTGCCCATAATTTATGCCTCTGGCTTATCAGCCCATATTATTGTGACAGGATTTTGCGCTTTAAAGCGGACATCTCCGGCGAGTTTATCCGAAATACTGGCTTGAAGCTGCATAGCCTGCCATTGCCATTCTAAATTTTCAAAAATTTCTTTTGTGCGTTGAACTGAACCCATAAGAATAGCGTGAACTACAATTCGTCCGCCGGGTTTAAGTCTTGCTGTTGCTTCAGTAATTGTTGAGCTGTCCTTTCCTATTCCCCCGCCGATAAAAATTCGGTCAGGAGTGGGTAGCTCTGTTAAAACTTGCGGCATTGTTCCTTGAATCGGTTCAACCGTGAAAGCTCCAAATTTTCGCACATTTTCTTTTATCATTTCAAATCGCTCAGGATCCTTTTCTATCGCAAAAACTTGTGAATTTTCTGCAAGAAAAGAAGCTTCAATAGAAACTGAACCGCACCCCGCGCCGAGGTCCCATATTGTTTGTCCTTTGTTAAGCCCCAGCAGGGCGAGCCCTGTAGCGCGAACAGGAAGTTTTGTAATAAGCCCTTTCTGGCGTGTAAAACTATCATCACTGCGTCCGATAATAGGGTGGTTGCAGGAGATGGGCTTAGCTGTAAGCATCACAAGGTTAAGGTCAGAACATGTGAAGTCTAGAAAATTATCCAGAGATCCGGTTGTTATTTTTTCAGATGGAGTACCCAGCTGATCCAGAACCGTCATAGTGTAATTTGTAACGCCTTTCTCGAGTAGCTTTTTTGCGATTACAGCAGGCGTATTAATATGGTCAGTATAAACTGTGCAGTCTACCCTGCGTTGTAATGCTCCGAATAGTGGGGAGGAGTTGGTCCTGCCGTGCAGTGATATTATCTCAAAATCTTTCCAGCCTTTGCCTATTTTAGAAGCCGCAAGCTGAACAGTTGATACACAGGGAATAACGCAAACACTGTCGCTGCCGAGATTTCTAATCATGCTTTCTGCTATTCCAAAAAGCAGCGGGTCTCCGTCAGCTAAAAGAACAACTTTTTTCCCAGACTGGCGCAGTTCATTAAGTTTTTCTGCAAATTTTGCAACTGGGGTAAAAAAGGTCAGAAGTTCTCCGGAAAACTCTGGGAATCTATCCAGCAATCGTTTGCCGCCAGCCAAAACATCCGCTTTGCAGATAATCTGACGCGATGATTTCATAGGTTCCAGACTGCCGGGATGTAATCCAATTATGTGTACAGCGTGTTTCATTTAAGCCTTATACAATGGAAATTAAAGATGTGAAAGAGTTAGGAAGTGAAGTCCTTAGGAGGAGATATTGGCATGCTTTTATCCCATAATTCCTAACACAAGCCCCAAAATTCCGAGTATAACGCTTATGCCTGCAAGCTTTGTCGCAAGACGCATCGCCGCTTGCGGGTGGTCGCATCCTGAA is a window of Desulfovibrio sp. UCD-KL4C DNA encoding:
- a CDS encoding secondary thiamine-phosphate synthase enzyme YjbQ — translated: METLNIRTNVRDEMIDITGMVRKIIRDKGWSSGAILLYCPHTTGAVTVNEGADPDVVRDIIVNLRKLVPHAGDYQHAEGNSDAHIKTSMFGPEQMLIVEGGEIMLGTWQKIFFCEFDGPRNRNLWVKWLPSAQ
- the cobM gene encoding precorrin-4 C(11)-methyltransferase translates to MGKVYFIGAGPGDPELITVKGQRIIREAGLVLYAGSLVPEAVIAEASPEAHIENSASMSLEETNAIMVEYASKGELVARVHTGDPSLYGAVQEQARLLKESSIEYEVIPGVTSACAAAAASSASFTVPNGTQTLIITRMEGRTPVPQSESLEKLAAHGSAMAIYLSAGNPSRIQKELMKGGMGPETPVIIGYRIGWPEEKSVETTLTKLAATAEENGFKRQTIFLILPGKNVETESLLYDSGFTHMFRKGED
- the cbiE gene encoding precorrin-6y C5,15-methyltransferase (decarboxylating) subunit CbiE: MKHAVHIIGLHPGSLEPMKSSRQIICKADVLAGGKRLLDRFPEFSGELLTFFTPVAKFAEKLNELRQSGKKVVLLADGDPLLFGIAESMIRNLGSDSVCVIPCVSTVQLAASKIGKGWKDFEIISLHGRTNSSPLFGALQRRVDCTVYTDHINTPAVIAKKLLEKGVTNYTMTVLDQLGTPSEKITTGSLDNFLDFTCSDLNLVMLTAKPISCNHPIIGRSDDSFTRQKGLITKLPVRATGLALLGLNKGQTIWDLGAGCGSVSIEASFLAENSQVFAIEKDPERFEMIKENVRKFGAFTVEPIQGTMPQVLTELPTPDRIFIGGGIGKDSSTITEATARLKPGGRIVVHAILMGSVQRTKEIFENLEWQWQAMQLQASISDKLAGDVRFKAQNPVTIIWADKPEA